A part of Primulina eburnea isolate SZY01 chromosome 10, ASM2296580v1, whole genome shotgun sequence genomic DNA contains:
- the LOC140842471 gene encoding E3 ubiquitin-protein ligase HAKAI homolog isoform X2 — protein MLQIRLTKPASESGGSAKPAPADNIRVACPDHLVLADLPVAKSLGSASASAVIKTVGRRSRRQLGERVHFCVRCDFPIAIYGRLSPCEHAFCLDCARSDSLCYLCDERIQKIQTIKMMEGIFVCAAPHCLKSFLKKTEFESHINEIHADLLHPHKEKEGNESEATSARKPLASDSTVQAPLRSVFSSSSNLQAHDHEDKSQRPQSRDPPPLRHNMHPMSSPHFPGKVPNHQSEQHHVSNQSQVFDRAASQIHFPQQTIDLQGGLRQDSATNQNPVVPAPQFGYSPYVSDGMQQFFGAPYDGVRPGAMPEAGSGQGTLLGFPPGPAGPLNFAQNYPQPWNTGMVSGPLDSPLVAQGATDGFVNVSDPQGRGFYQGDYEQNVAAANKTMERRPQTLPLPPPRPSPLLSSHLSQLKQGWSYPNDGNRDAPPGFGWQTEGRDNFGGGPD, from the exons ATGCTGCAGATTCGACTGACCAAACCAGCTAGTGAAAGTGGTGGAAGTGCGAAACCCGCCCCAGCTGACAATATCAGAGTTGCATGCCCGGATCATCTTGTTTTAGCAGATCTTCCTGTAGCCAAGAGCCTTGGTTCTGCAAGTGCTTCAGCTGTCATCAAGACTGTTGGCCGCAGGTCTCGGCGCCAGCTTGGTGAGCGTGTTCATTTCTGTGTCAGATGTGATTTCCCTATCGCTATATATGGGCGTCTG AGCCCCTGTGAACATGCATTTTGTCTGGACTGTGCTAGGAGTGATTCTCTTTGTTACCT CTGTGATGAACGCATTCAAAAGATTCAGACAATTAAAATGATGGAAGGAATCTTCGTTTGTGCAGCTCCTCATTGTCTCAAGTCTTTCTTGAAGAAAACTGAATTTGAGTCGCACATAAATGAAATCCATGCTGACCTTCTTCATCCACATAAGGAAAAGGAAGGAAATGAGTCAGAAGCTACAAGTGCCAGAAAACCTTTGGCCTCAGATTCTACCGTTCAAGCACCCCTAAGGTCAGTATTTTCTTCAAGTTCAAATCTTCAGGCTCATGACCACGAGGACAAAAGTCAACGACCCCAATCCAGAGATCCGCCACCTCTAAGACATAATATGCATCCAATGTCATCGCCACATTTTCCTGGAAAAGTCCCAAATCACCAGTCAGAGCAACATCATGTTAGTAATCAATCCCAAGTTTTTGACAGAGCTGCCTCCCAGATCCATTTTCCTCAACAAACCATTGATCTGCAGGGCGGTCTGAGGCAAGATTCAG CAACCAATCAAAACCCAGTCGTACCTGCCCCACAATTTGGCTATTCTCCTTATGTATCTGATGGAATGCAGCAGTTCTTTGGTGCTCCATATGATGGGGTGAGGCCAGGTGCCATGCCTGAAGCTGGATCTGGTCAAGGTACATTGTTAGGTTTCCCACCTGGTCCTGCTGGACCCTTGAATTTTGCACAAAACTATCCCCAGCCATGGAATACGGGAATGGTTTCTGGCCCTTTGGATTCTCCTCTTGTTGCCCAAGGAGCTACAGATGGTTTCGTGAACGTGTCTGATCCTCAAGGACGAGGATTCTATCAGGGTGATTATGAACAGAATGTGGCTGCGGCCAATAAAACTATGGAACGGAGACCCCAAACCTTGCCACTTCCACCACCACGTCCATCTCCTCTACTTTCTTCCCACTTATCTCAACTAAAACAAGGGTGGTCATACCCTAATGATGGAAACCGTGATGCGCCACCAGGCTTTGGTTGGCAGACTGAGGGACGTGACAACTTCGGAGGTGGCCCGGATTAG
- the LOC140842471 gene encoding E3 ubiquitin-protein ligase HAKAI homolog isoform X1, giving the protein MLQIRLTKPASESGGSAKPAPADNIRVACPDHLVLADLPVAKSLGSASASAVIKTVGRRSRRQLGERVHFCVRCDFPIAIYGRLSPCEHAFCLDCARSDSLCYLCDERIQKIQTIKMMEGIFVCAAPHCLKSFLKKTEFESHINEIHADLLHPHKEKEGNESEATSARKPLASDSTVQAPLRSVFSSSSNLQAHDHEDKSQRPQSRDPPPLRHNMHPMSSPHFPGKVPNHQSEQHHVSNQSQVFDRAASQIHFPQQTIDLQGGLRQDSAATNQNPVVPAPQFGYSPYVSDGMQQFFGAPYDGVRPGAMPEAGSGQGTLLGFPPGPAGPLNFAQNYPQPWNTGMVSGPLDSPLVAQGATDGFVNVSDPQGRGFYQGDYEQNVAAANKTMERRPQTLPLPPPRPSPLLSSHLSQLKQGWSYPNDGNRDAPPGFGWQTEGRDNFGGGPD; this is encoded by the exons ATGCTGCAGATTCGACTGACCAAACCAGCTAGTGAAAGTGGTGGAAGTGCGAAACCCGCCCCAGCTGACAATATCAGAGTTGCATGCCCGGATCATCTTGTTTTAGCAGATCTTCCTGTAGCCAAGAGCCTTGGTTCTGCAAGTGCTTCAGCTGTCATCAAGACTGTTGGCCGCAGGTCTCGGCGCCAGCTTGGTGAGCGTGTTCATTTCTGTGTCAGATGTGATTTCCCTATCGCTATATATGGGCGTCTG AGCCCCTGTGAACATGCATTTTGTCTGGACTGTGCTAGGAGTGATTCTCTTTGTTACCT CTGTGATGAACGCATTCAAAAGATTCAGACAATTAAAATGATGGAAGGAATCTTCGTTTGTGCAGCTCCTCATTGTCTCAAGTCTTTCTTGAAGAAAACTGAATTTGAGTCGCACATAAATGAAATCCATGCTGACCTTCTTCATCCACATAAGGAAAAGGAAGGAAATGAGTCAGAAGCTACAAGTGCCAGAAAACCTTTGGCCTCAGATTCTACCGTTCAAGCACCCCTAAGGTCAGTATTTTCTTCAAGTTCAAATCTTCAGGCTCATGACCACGAGGACAAAAGTCAACGACCCCAATCCAGAGATCCGCCACCTCTAAGACATAATATGCATCCAATGTCATCGCCACATTTTCCTGGAAAAGTCCCAAATCACCAGTCAGAGCAACATCATGTTAGTAATCAATCCCAAGTTTTTGACAGAGCTGCCTCCCAGATCCATTTTCCTCAACAAACCATTGATCTGCAGGGCGGTCTGAGGCAAGATTCAG CAGCAACCAATCAAAACCCAGTCGTACCTGCCCCACAATTTGGCTATTCTCCTTATGTATCTGATGGAATGCAGCAGTTCTTTGGTGCTCCATATGATGGGGTGAGGCCAGGTGCCATGCCTGAAGCTGGATCTGGTCAAGGTACATTGTTAGGTTTCCCACCTGGTCCTGCTGGACCCTTGAATTTTGCACAAAACTATCCCCAGCCATGGAATACGGGAATGGTTTCTGGCCCTTTGGATTCTCCTCTTGTTGCCCAAGGAGCTACAGATGGTTTCGTGAACGTGTCTGATCCTCAAGGACGAGGATTCTATCAGGGTGATTATGAACAGAATGTGGCTGCGGCCAATAAAACTATGGAACGGAGACCCCAAACCTTGCCACTTCCACCACCACGTCCATCTCCTCTACTTTCTTCCCACTTATCTCAACTAAAACAAGGGTGGTCATACCCTAATGATGGAAACCGTGATGCGCCACCAGGCTTTGGTTGGCAGACTGAGGGACGTGACAACTTCGGAGGTGGCCCGGATTAG
- the LOC140842470 gene encoding uncharacterized protein, with amino-acid sequence MEPSWGKPNFLRNFLVRLFLLCVFIIAIRFAYVVTIRGESCDIGDFCFFSLPDNFTLVAGAGKLNKASSVTFSSSGVQSASMPKKVPDLWSTKGFQKAVRFYSSVFQDLISDGVLSLNSKTLCVETPTGADVFALKELGVEDSVGIAKKGFKPLVVSGQGFKQPFDDESFDFVFCGGGVVEKSLRPGDFAAEITRTMKAEGFLVTHTTTNDTYSFESFLDLFHSFKLVKSKDFVGFDSDKRFIREIVMQKVYVNTDSGRLVEKVGGGLDNKCSVATYKLDLIRKAEPLIEEEPKKPWLTLKKNIQNIKYLSSMADISFKTKYVYVDVGARSYGSSIVSWFKKQYPKQNKTFDIYAIEADRTFHDEYKNKKGVTLLPYAAWVRNESLFFEINDDPSHKKLEKGRGMGRIQPTQSSGSSISIGRVDEIQGFDFSNWLKDTVSDKEYVVMKMDVEGTEFDLIPMLFETGAICLIDELFLECHYNRWQKCCPGVRTTKYQKTYGQCLELFTSLRKSGVLVHQWW; translated from the coding sequence ATGGAGCCGAGTTGGGGGAAACCCAACTTTCTGAGGAATTTTCTGGTTCGGCTGTTTCTCTTGTGTGTGTTTATCATCGCTATCCGATTTGCTTACGTGGTGACTATCCGAGGAGAGTCGTGTGACATCGGCGATTTCTGTTTCTTTTCGTTGCCGGATAATTTCACCCTCGTCGCCGGTGCTGGGAAGCTGAACAAAGCCTCGTCAGTGACCTTTTCGTCCTCCGGTGTGCAGTCAGCGTCGATGCCCAAGAAAGTTCCTGATCTCTGGTCCACGAAGGGGTTCCAGAAAGCTGTGAGATTTTACTCCTCGGTGTTCCAGGATCTCATATCTGACGGCGTTTTGAGCCTTAATTCAAAAACACTTTGCGTGGAAACACCAACAGGAGCTGACGTTTTCGCCCTGAAGGAGCTAGGTGTGGAGGATTCCGTTGGTATCGCTAAGAAAGGTTTCAAGCCATTGGTGGTTTCGGGGCAGGGTTTTAAACAGCCGTTCGATGATGAGAGTTTTGATTTCGTCTTTTGTGGAGGTGGAGTAGTGGAGAAATCATTGAGGCCGGGTGATTTTGCGGCGGAGATTACTCGGACGATGAAGGCTGAAGGGTTTCTGGTTACCCACACTACGACCAACGATACATACAGTTTTGAATCATTTCTTGATTTGTTCCATTCTTTTAAACTGGTAAAGAGTAAGGATTTTGTTGGGTTCGATTCTGATAAGCGTTTCATTCGGGAAATTGTGATGCAAAAGGTGTATGTCAACACGGATAGTGGTCGACTGGTGGAAAAAGTTGGTGGTGGTCTGGACAATAAATGCTCTGTTGCCACTTACAAACTGGATTTGATTAGGAAAGCTGAGCCTTTGATTGAAGAAGAACCGAAAAAACCATGGCTTACTTTGAAGAAGAACATTCAGAATATAAAGTACTTGTCTTCCATGGCTGATATCAGTTTTAAGACAAAGTACGTGTATGTTGATGTTGGAGCTAGGAGCTATGGCTCTAGCATTGTCAGTTGGTTTAAGAAGCAATATCCTAAGCAAAATAAGACTTTTGATATATACGCGATCGAAGCTGATAGGACTTTTCATGACGAGTACAAGAACAAGAAAGGTGTTACTTTACTCCCCTATGCAGCTTGGGTGCGAAACGAGAGCCTGTTCTTTGAAATTAATGACGACCCTAGTCATAAAAAGCTAGAAAAAGGTAGAGGAATGGGGAGGATTCAACCAACTCAGTCCTCTGGTAGTTCAATTTCCATTGGTCGTGTAGATGAGATACAAGGATTTGATTTTTCGAATTGGTTAAAGGATACGGTGTCAGATAAAGAATATGTGGTGATGAAGATGGATGTGGAAGGGACTGAATTTGATTTGATTCCTATGTTGTTTGAGACGGGAGCTATTTGTTTGATCGATGAGCTGTTTCTAGAGTGTCATTACAATAGGTGGCAGAAATGCTGTCCGGGAGTGAGGACAACCAAGTACCAGAAAACATATGGGCAGTGCTTGGAGCTGTTTACCTCTCTTAGAAAAAGTGGAGTTCTGGTGCATCAATGGTGGTGA
- the LOC140842469 gene encoding protein HEAT STRESS TOLERANT DWD 1-like, which translates to MARSLKNPKKAKRKNKVLKKGEGSSSNSEPSVPTKVWQPGVDKLEEGEELQCDPSAYNYLHAFHIGWPCLSFDILRDSLGLVRTEFPHTVYCVAGTQAEKASWNSIGIFKISNISGKRRKLLPTKKNNDGSDMDSDGTDSDEDDEEEGGGTMAPVLQLRKVSHQGCVNRLRAMPQNPHICASWADTGLVQLWDFSSHLIALVGSDAETNHGESTVSNQSPLVKFGGHKDEGYAIDWSPLVPGRLVSGDCKNCIHLWEPASDSTWNIDSNPFVGHTASVEDLQWSPTEPPVFASCSVDGHVAIWDIRSGKSPAVSIKAHKADVNVLTWNRLASCMLASGCDDGTFSIRDLRLLKEGDSVVAHFEYHKHPITSIEWSPHEASTLAVSSTDNQLTIWDLSLERDEEEEAEFKAMTKEQVNAPTDIPPQLLFVHQGQKDLKELHWHSQIPGMLISTAADGFNILMPSNIETALPPNNS; encoded by the exons ATGGCTCGGAGCTTAAAGAACCCGAAAAAGGCCAAACGGAAAAACAAA GTTTTGAAGAAAGGTGAAGGATCATCATCAAATTCTGAACCTTCAGTTCCAACAAAGGTATGGCAACCTGGTGTAGACAAATTGGAGGAGGGAGAGGAGCTCCAGTGCGACCCTTCTGCGTACAACTATCTTCATGCCTTTCACATTGGATGGCCTTGTTTGAG TTTTGATATCTTGCGTGATTCATTGGGGTTGGTGCGAACTGAGTTTCCACATACAGTGTATTGCGTTGCTGGAACGCAG GCGGAAAAAGCGTCCTGGAATTCTATTGGAATATTTAAGATATCTAACATTTCTGGGAAGAGACGTAAACTATTGCCAACAAAGAAAAATAATGATGGTTCTGACATGGATAGTGATGGTACCGACAGCGACGAGGATGATGAAGAGGAGGGTGGCGGAACTATGGCCCCTGTTTTGCAG CTACGTAAGGTGTCTCATCAAGGATGTGTTAACCGCCTACGTGCTATGCCACAAAATCCCCATATCTGTGCTTCATGGGCAGATACCGGTCTTGTTCAG TTGTGGGACTTCAGTTCCCACCTAATTGCTTTGGTTGGATCGGATGCTGAAACTAACCATGGAGAATCAACTGTATCGAATCAATCTCCCTTGGTCAAATTTGGCGGACACAAGGATGAAGGCTATGCCATAGACTGGAGTCCACTCGTCCCTGGAAGGCTTGTGTCTG GGGATTGCAAGAATTGTATTCATCTGTGGGAACCAGCATCTGATTCTACATGGAACATTGATAGCAATCCCTTTGTTGGACACACAGCTAGTGTGGAAGATTTACAG TGGAGTCCTACAGAACCTCCCGTCTTCGCATCATGCTCTGTTGATGGGCATGTTGCAATTTGGGATATCCGATCAGGAAAGTCTCCAGCTGTTTCCATCAAAGCGCATAAAGCTGATGTAAACGTTTTAACGTGGAACAG ATTGGCGAGTTGCATGCTAGCATCTGGCTGTGATGATGGAACATTTTCAATCCGGGATCTTAGATTGCTCAAG GAAGGAGACTCGGTTGTGGCACATTTTGAGTACCATAAACATCCCATTacttccattgaatggagtccaCACGAGGCTTCCACCTTGGCAGTTTCTTCAACTGACAATCAATTAAC AATATGGGACCTTTCTCTGGAGAGGGATGAAGAAGAGGAGGCCGAGTTCAAAGCCATGACGAAAGAGCAAGTCAATGCACCCACAGATATACCTCCACAGCTCCTCTTCGTTCATCAG GGCCAGAAGGACTTGAAAGAACTTCACTGGCATTCACAGATACCGGGAATGCTCATTTCAACCGCTGCAGATGGTTTCAACATTCTCATGCCTTCAAACATTGAAACGGCTCTCCCACCAAATAATTCTTGA
- the LOC140842472 gene encoding acetyl-coenzyme A carboxylase carboxyl transferase subunit alpha, chloroplastic-like encodes MSSMTPSPVAFNGNSASKPTALDLLRSSSNGVFGVPLKTLGRVVQLGAKRRGFTVSAKLRKVKKHEYPWPEDPDPNVKGGILSHLSPFKPLKEKPKPVTLDFEKPLMDLQKKIIDVQKMANETGLDFSDQIISLENKYQQALKDLYTHLTPIQRVNIARHPNRPTFLDHVFNITDKFVELHGDRAGYDDPAVVTGLGTINGRSYMFMGHQKGRNTKENIQRNFGMPTPHGYRKALRMMYYADHHGFPIVTFIDTPGAYADLKSEELGQGEAIAQNLRTMFGLKVPIVSIVIGEGGSGGALAIGCANKLLMLENAVFYVASPEACAAILWKTAKASPKAAEKLKITSKELMKLEIADGVIPEPLGGAHADPYWTSQQLKTAIVESMEELVKMDTETLLKHRAQKFRKLGGFQEGIPIDPKRKVNMKKKEEPIVQISKTSDSELRDEVEKLKLRILEASKSPSEIPETGLKEMIEKLKREIDYEYDEAAKALGMEDKILMVREEIAKARNVQDQLAHPALKEKIELLKDEFDKKIPSAPNYSSLKYKLDMMKELSKALNPSKSRIDKEETRLEINKKFRELVDQPDMKQKMETLKAEISESGLSDIGSNQELKAKVLQLKEELDTEFKAVLGSMGLQVNPPVVPEAKAKIEAFNEEVNVIIDDVVNSSGLKDRIELLKAEVAKAGNSQDPDSKSKIEALEAELRQAIVGAISSPELKEKHEKMVSEIVESTESSAGSDASLGEEDKQSNDELQVKVNLESNRSFV; translated from the exons ATGTCTTCCATGACCCCATCTCCGGTGGCATTCAATGGGAATTCAGCTTCCAAACCTACTGCTTTGGATCTTCTTAGGAGCTCAAGTAATGGAGTTTTTGGCGTTCCCCTAAAAACACTTGGAAGGGTGGTGCAACTAGGAGCAAAAAGGAGAGGTTTCACTGTATCTGCAAAGCTCAGGAAAGTGAAAAAGCATGAATATCCATGGCCAGAAGATCCTGACCCAAATGTGAAGGGTGGAATCCTAAGCCATCTCTCACCTTTCAAGCCTTTGAAAGAGAAACCAAAGCCAGTGACATTGGACTTCGAGAAACCTCTCATGGATCTGcagaaaaaaataattgat GTGCAAAAGATGGCGAATGAAACTGGTCTGGACTTCAGCGATCAAATTATCTCTCTGGAGAACAAGTATCAACAG GCTCTAAAAGATCTGTACACTCATTTGACTCCCATACAACGTGTGAATATTGCACGACATCCCAACAGGCCAACATTTCTCGATCACGTATTCAATATTACTGACAAG TTTGTGGAGCTCCATGGAGATCGAGCTGGATATGATGATCCCGCTGTCGTCACAGGACTTGGTACAATAAATGGAAGAAGCTACATGTTCATGGGCCATCAGAAGGGCCGCAATACAAAAGAGAATATACAGAGGAACTTTGGGATGCCTACTCCTCATGG TTACCGGAAGGCTCTGCGCATGATGTACTATGCGGATCACCATGGATTTCCAATTGTCACTTTCATTGACACTCCTGGGGCATATGCTGATCTTAAATCTGAGGAACTTGGCCAA GGTGAAGCTATAGCTCAGAACTTGAGGACTATGTTTGGTCTCAAAGTTCCAATTGTTTCAATTGTGATTGGAGAAGGAGGCTCTGGTGGAGCACTGGCTATTGGTTGTGCTAACAAGTTGTTAATGCTTGAAAACGCTGTCTTTTACGTTGCCAG CCCTGAAGCATGCGCAGCAATCTTGTGGAAGACTGCCAAAGCTTCACCAAAG GCTGCTGAAAAGCTGAAGATAACATCTAAAGAGCTGATGAAGTTAGAAATTGCTGATGGTGTCATCCCA GAACCTCTTGGTGGTGCACATGCAGATCCTTACTGGACCTCACAACAGTTAAAAACTGCAATTGTGGAATCCATGGAA GAACTTGTAAAGATGGATACAGAAACACTACTAAAACACAGGGCTCAAAAGTTCCGGAAACTTGGCGGATTCCAGGAAGGGATTCCAATAGATCCCAAAAGGAAGGTCAATatgaaaaagaaagaagaacccATAGTTCAGATAAGCAAGACCTCAGATTCGGAATTGAGGGATGAGGTAGAAAAACTGAAACTACGGATCTTGGAAGCCAGTAAATCACCCTCAGAGATTCCCGAGACAGGATTGAAAGAGATGATAGAGAAATTGAAAAGAGAGATTGATTACGAGTATGATGAGGCTGCAAAAGCGTTAGGTATGGAGGACAAAATTTTGATGGTGCGAGAAGAAATTGCAAAAGCGAGGAATGTACAGGACCAGCTTGCCCATCCTGCATTGAAAGAAAAGATTGAACTGCTCAAGgatgagtttgacaaaaagatTCCTTCAGCTCCTAATTACTCCAGCTTGAAATATAAGCTTGATATGATGAAAGAGTTATCCAAAGCTTTGAATCCCTCAAAAAGTAGAATAGACAAAGAAGAAACGAGACTGGAAATAAATAAGAAATTCAGGGAACTCGTGGATCAGCCTGATATGAAACAGAAGATGGAGACGCTGAAAGCTGAAATTTCAGAGTCAGGATTGTCGGATATTGGTTCAAACCAGGAGCTAAAAGCAAAGGTTTTGCAATTGAAAGAAGAGTTGGACACCGAATTTAAGGCTGTTCTTGGATCCATGGGTTTGCAAGTGAACCCACCTGTTGTCCCAGAAGCCAAGGCAAAAATAGAAGCATTTAATGAAGAAGTTAACGTGATCATAGATGACGTTGTCAATTCATCAGGTTTGAAAGACAGGATTGAACTGCTAAAGGCAGAAGTGGCAAAAGCTGGAAACTCACAAGATCCAGACTCAAAAAGTAAGATCGAGGCTTTGGAGGCAGAACTCAGGCAAGCCATCGTGGGGGCTATAAGTTCCCcagaattaaaagaaaaacatgAGAAGATGGTGTCTGAGATAGTTGAATCCACTGAATCTTCAGCAGGATCCGATGCAAGTTTGGGTGAAGAAGATAAACAGTCTAATGACGAATTACAGGTGAAAGTCAATTTGGAATCGAACCGGAGCTTTGTCTGA
- the LOC140842468 gene encoding F-box/LRR-repeat protein 3 produces MPTKRQKSSSFNPFDVLSEEIVFIILDFLQGDPLDTKSFSLVCRSFYTIESRHRKLLKPLRSEHLGKVLKRYPFVSNLDLSSCPRITDTSLNIISSQSKEMLSSINLSRSMFFTHLGLSNLVMNCRNLVEIDLSNDTELKDLAAAAIAEAKNLEKLWLVRCKSITDIGVGCIAVGCKKLKVLSLKWCLGVGDLGVGIVAVKCKDLRYLDLSFLQITNNCLPQILELEHLEDLVLEGCFGLDDETLAELKQCKSLEKLDVSSCQNVSHVGLFSLASAAPYLRELIVSYVSCVDISLTDRLLKFSTLQSVKFDGCEVTCSGLKSIGNWCASLRELSLSKCVGVRDEGLSFLVNKHKDLRKLDITCCRKITQVSLSHIMSSCTSLTSLKMESCTLVSADAFVLMGQQCPYLEELDLTDNEIDDEGLKSISRCSHLSSLKLGICLNITDEGLIHVGKGCSKLRELDLYRSAGITDSGVLAISRGCPDLEIVNMAYCELITDLSLMSLSKCSKLQTLEIRGCTLITSLGLVAIAEGCRQLAKLDTKKCPNIDDSGMISHAHFSQNLKQINLSYTLVTDMGLLYLASISCLQSLTVLHLDGLTPSGIAAALLACGGLTKVKLHMSFKSLLPQRLFEHLEARGCSFQWRDKVFEAELDPKCWKLQLDEME; encoded by the exons ATGCCAACGAAGAGGCAAAAATCGTCTTCCTTCAACCCCTTTGATGTTCTCTCCGAAGAGATCGTTTTCATCATCCTAGATTTCCTCCAAGGCGACCCACTTGATACGAAGTCGTTCTCTCTTGTTTGCAGATCGTTCTACACGATCGAGTCTCGCCACAGAAAGCTTTTGAAGCCCCTTCGTTCAGAACACTTGGGAAAAGTTCTGAAGAGATACCCTTTCGTGTCAAATCTCGATCTTTCCTCGTGTCCCAGGATTACAGACACGTCACTGAATATAATATCATCTCAAAGCAAGGAAATGTTGAGTTCGATCAATCTTTCCAGGTCCATGTTTTTTACTCATTTGGGGTTGTCAAATTTGGTGATGAATTGTCGGAATTTGGTGGAGATTGATCTGTCAAACGACACAGAACTCAAGGACTTGGCCGCAGCAGCGATAGCTGAGGCCAAGAACTTGGAAAAACTGTGGCTTGTGAGGTGTAAATCGATCACTGATATTGGGGTTGGTTGTATTGCTGTGGGTTGTAAGAAGCTGAAGGTTCTCAGCTTGAAATGGTGTCTTGGTGTTGGTGACTTGGGGGTTGGCATAGTTGCTGTTAAGTGTAAGGATCTTCGGTACTTGGATCTCTCTTTCTTGCAG ATAACAAATAATTGCCTGCCACAAATCTTGGAGCTTGAACACCTCGAAGATTTGGTATTGGAAGGGTGTTTTGGTCTCGATGATGAAACTCTTGCAGAGCTCAAACAATGCAAATCACTCGAG AAACTTGATGTGTCGAGCTGTCAGAACGTAAGCCATGTGGGTTTGTTTTCTCTGGCTAGTGCTGCTCCATATTTGAGGGAACTCATCGTATCATATGTTTCTTGC GTGGATATCTCTCTTACAGATCGTTTGCttaagttctctacactgcaATCTGTAAAATTTGACGGTTGCGAGGTCACATGTTCGGGGCTGAAATCCATAGGAAACTGGTGTGCATCTCTTCGAGAACTGAGCTTAAGTAAGTGCGTGGGAGTGAGGGATGAAGGACTATCTTTCCTCGTCAATAAACATAAAGATTTGAGAAAACTAGATATCACTTGCTGCCGCAAAATTACTCAAGTTTCTTTATCACATATAATGAGTTCTTGTACCTCCCTCACTTCCCTCAAGATGGAGTCCTGCACCTTGGTTTCGGCCGATGCTTTCGTTTTGATGGGGCAGCAATGTCCATATCTCGAGGAGCTTGACCTTACTGATAATGAAATAGATGATGAAG GTTTAAAATCGATCTCGAGGTGCTCACACCTGTCAAGCTTAAAGTTGGGAATCTGCCTGAATATTACTGATGAAGGGCTTATCCATGTTGGCAAAGGCTGTTCGAAGCTCAGAGAGTTAGACTTATACAG ATCGGCTGGAATTACTGATTCAGGGGTTTTGGCCATTTCTCGTGGTTGCCCTGACCTCGAAATAGTCAACATGGCATACTGTGAACTCATCACTGATCTCTCGTTGATGTCATTATCAAAATGTTCGAAGCTACAGACACTAGAAATTCGAGGTTGCACCCTTATCACATCTTTGGGTCTAGTAGCTATAGCCGAGGGATGCCGACAACTTGCGAAGTTAGATACTAAAAAATGTCCTAACATCGATGATTCTGGAATGATTTCTCATGCCCACTTTTCTCAAAACCTCAAACAG ATAAATCTGTCATACACATTAGTCACCGACATGGGGCTATTATACCTTGCAAGCATAAGCTGTCTACAGAGCTTGACTGTTCTTCATCTAGATGGCTTGACCCCGAGTGGAATAGCGGCCGCACTCTTAGCATGTGGAGGATTAACTAAAGTAAAGCTTCACATGTCGTTTAAATCATTGTTGCCACAACGTCTATTCGAGCATTTGGAAGCTCGGGGTTGCTCATTTCAGTGGAGGGATAAAGTGTTCGAG GCTGAATTGGATCCCAAATGTTGGAAACTTCAGCTGGATGAAATGGAATGA